One genomic segment of Novisyntrophococcus fermenticellae includes these proteins:
- a CDS encoding methionine ABC transporter permease, whose amino-acid sequence MTFDNETVQMLLVGTLDSLKMISISSFLAYLIGLPLGIILTVMDKDGIYPVPWIHKPLGMIVNLIRSIPFIIFIVMMIPVTRVLIGTSLGVKGVIPPLTLASAPYVARVVESSFREVDSGVIEAAKSMGASTFQIIWKVLLPEAKPSLITGAVLSVTTILAYSAMTGAVGGGGLGDIAIRYGYYRYQTEMMLITVIILVIIVQIIQEVGMKISRSSDKRIK is encoded by the coding sequence ATGACCTTTGATAACGAAACAGTACAGATGCTTCTGGTAGGAACGCTAGACTCCTTGAAGATGATATCTATCTCTTCTTTTCTGGCTTATCTGATTGGATTGCCCCTCGGCATTATCCTTACAGTTATGGATAAAGACGGTATTTATCCTGTTCCATGGATTCATAAGCCTTTAGGAATGATTGTAAATCTGATTCGTTCTATACCGTTTATTATCTTTATAGTAATGATGATTCCGGTAACGAGGGTATTGATTGGCACCTCTTTAGGGGTAAAGGGTGTAATCCCGCCCCTGACTTTAGCTTCTGCGCCCTACGTGGCCAGAGTTGTGGAATCCTCCTTCCGGGAGGTGGACAGCGGTGTGATTGAAGCAGCAAAGTCCATGGGGGCTTCTACCTTTCAGATTATATGGAAAGTCCTTCTTCCCGAGGCAAAACCATCCCTGATTACGGGAGCGGTGCTGTCCGTGACTACAATTTTAGCTTATTCTGCCATGACAGGCGCTGTAGGCGGAGGCGGACTTGGGGATATTGCTATCCGATATGGATATTACCGGTATCAGACGGAAATGATGCTTATTACGGTGATTATTCTGGTTATTATTGTTCAGATTATACAAGAAGTGGGAATGAAAATATCCAGGAGCAGTGACAAACGAATCAAGTAG
- a CDS encoding IS110 family RNA-guided transposase codes for MNPLYVGIDVSSKSNVVYFMLPDGNKHSNFSVANSQDGSVQLVKRICSALNSQSLDTVLIGLESTSVYGDNLVYFLREDASLASFNRKIHVLNPKQVKKFKDAYNDLPKNDYVDSFVIADCLRFGRINKEVYIGDYHYKALQNLTRARYFTVCNLIKEKQRFMNVLFKKYSTMTQEKVFSDTFSTTALAVYDEFESAEALAYMDLHELTAFIMEKGKNRFPDPDAVAKAIQKAARSSYRLPKTVNDSVNQVLSISITSIKALEAQIKEFDKAISAQMELLQNVLISIPGIGPVYSAGIMAEIGDINRFENQAQLAKYAGLAWTQHQSGDFEAQNTRLIRSGNRFLKYYLCEAAFSLVRCDKEYKAFYHQKYKEVNRYQHKRALALTARKFVRLVFTLLKDNRLYRPAE; via the coding sequence ATGAACCCACTTTACGTCGGAATTGATGTAAGCAGCAAATCCAATGTCGTTTATTTTATGCTGCCTGATGGTAACAAACATAGTAACTTCTCAGTTGCTAACTCACAGGATGGTTCTGTTCAGTTGGTAAAAAGAATCTGTTCTGCTTTAAATTCTCAGTCCCTTGACACCGTCCTCATAGGTCTCGAATCAACATCTGTCTATGGTGACAATCTCGTGTATTTCTTAAGGGAAGATGCATCTCTTGCATCCTTTAACAGAAAGATTCATGTCCTCAACCCCAAGCAGGTTAAAAAGTTTAAGGATGCTTATAATGACCTGCCAAAGAATGATTATGTGGACTCTTTTGTCATTGCTGACTGCCTGCGTTTTGGAAGAATCAACAAAGAGGTATACATAGGAGATTATCACTACAAAGCTCTCCAAAACCTCACACGCGCACGATACTTTACCGTCTGCAACCTCATCAAAGAAAAGCAACGGTTTATGAATGTGCTGTTTAAGAAGTATTCAACCATGACACAGGAGAAGGTATTTTCAGATACCTTCAGTACGACCGCCCTTGCTGTCTACGATGAATTTGAATCCGCAGAAGCACTGGCATATATGGACTTACATGAACTGACCGCTTTTATCATGGAAAAAGGAAAGAACCGCTTTCCAGATCCCGATGCGGTAGCCAAAGCCATTCAGAAAGCTGCCCGGAGTTCCTACCGTTTACCCAAGACGGTAAATGACTCTGTAAATCAGGTACTTTCCATATCCATAACCTCCATAAAGGCATTGGAAGCGCAAATCAAAGAGTTCGATAAAGCAATCTCTGCTCAAATGGAACTCCTTCAAAACGTATTGATATCTATACCTGGAATCGGTCCCGTTTATTCTGCCGGTATCATGGCAGAGATTGGAGATATCAACCGTTTTGAAAATCAGGCGCAGCTTGCGAAATATGCAGGTCTTGCCTGGACTCAGCACCAGTCTGGTGATTTTGAAGCACAAAACACAAGGCTCATCAGGTCTGGTAACCGATTTTTAAAGTATTATCTGTGTGAAGCTGCATTCTCTCTTGTAAGATGCGACAAGGAGTACAAAGCTTTTTATCACCAAAAGTACAAAGAGGTGAACAGATATCAACACAAACGTGCACTCGCATTAACTGCCCGTAAATTTGTGCGGTTAGTCTTTACGCTACTGAAAGACAACCGCCTATATCGCCCAGCAGAATAG
- a CDS encoding methionine ABC transporter ATP-binding protein: MQSSEPIIRLVGLGKYFDTSNGPIKALDDINLSIGRGEIYGIIGLSGAGKSTLVRCINYLELPTAGDVFFENKSLSNMKPKEQRLARQSMGMIFQQFNLLEQRNVLQNVCFPLEIAKKPKKDAQKRAMELLEIVGLQDRANAYPAQLSGGQKQRVAIARALATNPKILLCDEATSALDPNTTKSILDLLRQINKTMGVTVVVITHEMAVIEAICDKVAIIDQSHIAEEGSVAQIFSNPKSKIGRQLILGDAAGQVIRFRNSRQIRISFDGRSSFEPVLANLILTCKVPVNIIHAETRDINGTAMGQMVIQLPENEGDQGKVLSYLHTSEIPYEEVKSYDL, encoded by the coding sequence ATGCAGTCATCAGAACCGATTATACGCCTGGTCGGGCTTGGGAAATATTTTGATACTTCGAATGGTCCCATTAAGGCACTGGATGATATCAACCTGTCCATTGGGAGAGGAGAAATATATGGAATTATCGGTCTTAGCGGAGCGGGAAAGAGTACGCTGGTTCGATGCATTAACTACCTGGAGTTACCTACAGCGGGAGACGTGTTTTTTGAAAATAAAAGCCTATCCAATATGAAACCGAAGGAGCAGAGGCTGGCGAGACAGTCCATGGGCATGATTTTCCAGCAGTTTAATCTGCTAGAGCAGAGAAATGTACTTCAGAACGTCTGCTTTCCCTTGGAAATTGCCAAAAAGCCCAAGAAGGATGCTCAGAAGCGAGCGATGGAACTTCTGGAGATCGTAGGGCTTCAAGATCGGGCAAATGCTTATCCGGCTCAGTTGTCGGGGGGACAAAAGCAGAGAGTAGCCATTGCAAGGGCATTGGCGACGAATCCCAAGATTCTCCTCTGCGATGAGGCCACCAGTGCTCTGGATCCTAACACCACAAAGTCTATTCTGGATCTGCTGAGACAAATTAACAAAACCATGGGGGTTACAGTGGTAGTTATTACCCATGAGATGGCTGTAATAGAAGCTATTTGCGACAAGGTTGCTATTATTGACCAGAGCCATATTGCAGAAGAAGGTTCTGTGGCTCAGATATTTTCCAATCCGAAATCCAAAATTGGAAGGCAGCTTATCCTTGGAGATGCGGCCGGTCAGGTTATCCGGTTCAGGAATTCCAGACAGATTAGAATCTCTTTTGACGGACGTTCTTCTTTTGAACCTGTTTTGGCCAACCTTATTTTAACATGTAAGGTTCCGGTTAACATTATACATGCGGAGACAAGGGACATTAACGGAACCGCAATGGGACAGATGGTTATCCAGCTTCCTGAAAATGAAGGGGATCAAGGCAAGGTACTGAGCTACCTTCATACATCCGAAATACCATATGAGGAGGTGAAAAGTTATGACCTTTGA
- a CDS encoding cation-translocating P-type ATPase, which yields MNMQRLNKPYTEGLTEQEVLQRQKQGLENTPPENITKTTRQIIKDHVFTVFNAFNLAIGICLALVGAWVNMIYLLIILANILIGILQEIHAKGLVEKLSLIAAPKAVVIRSGGESEIKVENLVLDDITVLRLGKQICADSVVVHGEIEVNESLLTGESEVIVKKPGDTLLSGSFVVSGECHARVEHIGADNFISKLALGAKKHKKITSELLRSMRKVTKFTGFFILPVGIILFLQAYFIRANSITLSVVLTAAALLGMLPKGLVLMISVSLAAGVIKLSKKNILVQEMHCIETLANVDLLCLDKTGTLTEGKMRVNTILPIGKNVMPVSLEDAVSYFTDTMGDSNATFAALKEHFPTAKSPYKVLHKVQFSSERKWSGVTFENLGTIVMGAPELLSSSGSMLPENIKVEQQEGNRVLYIGYTRESLKTDSIPAVKLVAAVSFCDPIRENAKKTLGFFKKEGVAVKIISGDNPLTVSSIARQAGLKEYASYIDMTSVHTSDEITEAAGKYTIFGRVTPNQKKELVKALKEQGHTVAMTGDGVNDVLALREADCSIAIGAGSDAAKQVSQLVLLDSDFSDLPEVVMEGRRVINNITRSAGVFFIKTMYSMLLSIISIITVSPFPFIPIQITLIDAVIEAMPAFFLSFEPDGKKPRGAFLSNVVKKALPYSLLILFWIMTITGLFPVIGMSKDTANTMIYYLTGFITLMALLESCRPFHKIRVSLCALSAVVFYAATYLFADILSLQRLGMDEIIFFISSGILCVILQKVIVRFLDILPTADPA from the coding sequence ATGAATATGCAACGCTTGAACAAGCCTTATACAGAAGGCTTAACAGAACAGGAAGTATTACAAAGACAAAAACAGGGGCTGGAAAACACGCCGCCTGAAAATATTACGAAAACGACGAGACAGATTATAAAGGATCATGTGTTTACAGTATTCAATGCCTTTAATCTGGCAATCGGAATCTGCCTTGCGCTTGTGGGTGCATGGGTGAATATGATATATCTGCTAATTATCCTGGCTAATATACTAATTGGTATTTTGCAGGAAATTCATGCGAAGGGGTTGGTAGAAAAGCTTTCTCTGATCGCTGCGCCGAAGGCAGTTGTGATTCGTTCTGGGGGGGAAAGTGAAATAAAGGTAGAAAATCTTGTCCTGGATGACATTACCGTACTTCGTTTGGGAAAACAAATTTGCGCCGATTCGGTTGTGGTGCATGGAGAAATTGAAGTGAATGAGTCACTTCTTACAGGAGAGTCGGAAGTAATTGTAAAAAAGCCGGGCGATACACTGCTTTCGGGCAGCTTTGTTGTCAGCGGAGAATGCCACGCCCGGGTGGAACATATAGGTGCCGATAATTTTATTTCCAAACTGGCGCTGGGTGCAAAAAAACATAAAAAGATTACCTCCGAATTGCTGCGTTCCATGAGAAAAGTTACAAAATTTACAGGCTTTTTTATTCTGCCGGTAGGAATTATCCTATTTCTTCAGGCGTATTTTATAAGAGCAAATTCGATTACACTTTCTGTAGTACTGACCGCTGCCGCACTGCTGGGTATGCTGCCAAAAGGGCTTGTCTTAATGATAAGCGTTTCACTTGCTGCCGGAGTAATTAAACTCTCAAAAAAGAATATCTTAGTGCAGGAAATGCATTGTATTGAAACACTTGCGAATGTGGATCTTCTGTGTCTTGACAAAACAGGGACTTTAACAGAGGGTAAAATGCGGGTCAACACAATTCTTCCGATTGGGAAAAATGTAATGCCGGTTTCACTGGAAGATGCAGTAAGCTATTTTACAGATACTATGGGTGACAGCAATGCCACCTTTGCTGCCCTAAAGGAACATTTCCCCACTGCAAAATCGCCATACAAGGTTTTACACAAAGTTCAGTTCTCCTCTGAGCGAAAGTGGAGTGGGGTCACATTTGAAAATTTAGGGACGATTGTGATGGGAGCTCCCGAACTTTTATCTTCCTCCGGCTCTATGCTGCCGGAAAATATCAAAGTGGAGCAGCAGGAGGGGAATCGTGTGCTATATATTGGATATACACGGGAATCACTTAAGACGGACAGCATTCCTGCTGTTAAACTGGTTGCGGCAGTGAGCTTTTGCGATCCGATTCGGGAAAATGCGAAGAAAACACTTGGCTTTTTTAAAAAGGAAGGTGTCGCAGTTAAGATTATTTCCGGCGATAATCCGTTGACTGTATCAAGTATTGCGCGGCAGGCAGGTCTTAAGGAATATGCTTCGTATATTGATATGACGTCTGTTCACACAAGTGACGAGATTACAGAGGCAGCGGGTAAATATACAATTTTCGGACGTGTTACGCCAAACCAGAAAAAAGAACTGGTAAAGGCACTTAAGGAGCAGGGACATACCGTGGCAATGACGGGAGACGGTGTGAATGATGTGCTTGCACTCAGAGAAGCGGACTGCAGCATTGCCATAGGTGCCGGAAGTGATGCAGCAAAGCAGGTATCACAACTGGTATTATTGGATTCTGATTTTTCGGATCTTCCGGAGGTTGTGATGGAGGGCAGACGTGTCATCAATAATATTACACGATCAGCGGGGGTCTTCTTTATAAAGACGATGTATTCGATGTTGCTGTCGATTATATCGATTATAACAGTCTCTCCGTTTCCCTTTATTCCAATCCAGATTACGCTGATCGATGCGGTGATAGAAGCGATGCCTGCATTCTTTTTATCCTTTGAGCCTGATGGGAAAAAACCCAGAGGAGCATTTTTGTCTAATGTAGTAAAGAAAGCATTGCCTTATTCCTTACTGATTCTGTTCTGGATTATGACCATTACCGGTCTGTTTCCGGTGATTGGCATGTCAAAAGATACGGCAAATACCATGATTTACTATTTGACTGGATTTATAACCTTGATGGCTTTGCTGGAATCCTGCAGACCCTTTCATAAAATCCGAGTATCTTTATGTGCGCTATCAGCTGTCGTGTTTTATGCAGCTACCTATTTGTTTGCTGATATTCTAAGCTTACAACGTCTGGGCATGGATGAGATTATTTTTTTCATAAGCAGCGGCATATTATGTGTGATACTTCAAAAGGTCATTGTGCGCTTCCTGGATATATTGCCGACGGCTGATCCGGCATGA
- a CDS encoding asparaginase: MKKILMLGTGGTIACKRGKAGLKPLLTSEELLSYVPDMAGLCRIDSLQILNIDSTNMQPVHWLLIAETLERQYENYDGFVICHGTDTMAYTAAALSYLIQNSPKPVVITGAQRPIDMENTDARTNLSDSLRFASEEKAHGVNIVFDGKVIAGTRGKKERSKSYNAFSSINFPYIAAIQDNQVIFYLDDKDNCVRKVQFFHKINPHVALMKLIPSMGADVLDYMAEHYDAVIIESFGVGGLPAYDSGDFYKAVEKWTALGKTVVMTTQVTNEGSNMSIYEVGHTIKKEFGLLEAYDMTLEATVTKLMWILGQTGGEKNIREMFYRTINRDILWRM; this comes from the coding sequence ATGAAGAAGATATTAATGTTGGGAACAGGGGGTACGATTGCCTGTAAGCGGGGAAAGGCCGGTTTAAAGCCGCTTCTCACTTCAGAGGAACTTCTTTCCTACGTGCCGGATATGGCAGGCTTATGCCGGATAGACAGTTTGCAGATACTTAATATTGACAGTACCAATATGCAGCCCGTTCACTGGCTTTTGATTGCCGAAACATTGGAAAGGCAATATGAAAACTACGATGGTTTTGTTATCTGCCATGGAACGGACACCATGGCCTACACAGCAGCGGCGCTTTCCTATCTGATCCAGAATTCCCCCAAGCCTGTTGTAATTACCGGTGCACAAAGGCCTATTGATATGGAAAATACCGACGCCCGTACCAATTTGTCAGACAGCCTGCGCTTTGCGAGCGAGGAGAAGGCACATGGGGTTAATATTGTGTTTGACGGGAAGGTTATTGCCGGTACCCGTGGGAAAAAGGAACGAAGCAAAAGCTATAATGCATTTTCCAGCATTAACTTTCCCTATATTGCTGCAATTCAGGACAATCAGGTAATTTTTTACCTGGATGATAAGGATAACTGTGTTCGTAAAGTGCAGTTTTTTCATAAAATAAATCCTCACGTGGCATTGATGAAGCTGATTCCTTCCATGGGCGCAGATGTTCTGGACTACATGGCGGAACACTATGATGCGGTAATCATTGAATCTTTTGGTGTAGGTGGCCTTCCTGCCTATGATTCCGGGGATTTTTATAAAGCTGTTGAAAAATGGACCGCACTCGGTAAAACAGTGGTCATGACGACACAGGTGACAAACGAGGGCAGCAATATGTCCATTTACGAGGTTGGACATACAATTAAAAAAGAATTTGGACTTCTGGAAGCCTATGACATGACCCTGGAAGCCACAGTGACGAAGCTTATGTGGATTCTGGGTCAGACCGGCGGGGAGAAGAACATAAGAGAAATGTTTTACAGGACGATTAACAGGGATATTTTGTGGCGGATGTAG
- a CDS encoding DEAD/DEAH box helicase yields MGKKLINFHDTLFYKGAGASYGKLLINLGMNIIYPDEDGEMSLELSAGLDKRYRITDLRGFLHNFEQGKPWCFSKNFIFEPDRMYFSMEDRRLLEFLHDIKRTEENHEEVSCFFGGRVCIGEPYRIRFLDLLWQARNVLHAVIGGKRLYIKQDINPELSVAQEKEGSILTVNYSADDDFEPMVSDYSYLFFSKTNCLVYLSQNRRELFRQLYPYKNESCRIRFQIDADDLKLFRKNFLEVYGKDINISLDHETRKKLENIRLVSRVYFDTTVGGIISKVEFCYGKKIFNPLNPQENDKRLREYDSERTVTSQMNALGFRTMGKLYFLDEVDKIVHLLTDNLTSLKKIAEIYYSQDFKKLYVKSPEMAGISLSEDGSVIHMNINLENVSDEELVELLNAIKAGKKYFRLRNGSIVNLNAADSGRFIDLINGLGIDSDSIHDGIFEVPSNRCLYLENYRKEKGLSDVTVDARFGGLIRTLSGACRDKDEKLFPGHLEGVLREYQIQGVRWMKKLASYSFGGILADEMGLGKTLQVLAFLAGEGKKGIPSLVVAPTSLLYNWKQEAARFLPELKVLLIEGSGERRRQLLSSCLHYDLLVTSYTTLKNDIETYEGMEFSYVFVDEAQNIKNPETLNAGSVKKLDAGCCFAITGTPIENRLQELWSIFDFLMPGYLFSREKFRKVYEEPIMQGKDEGRHTELSEAVRPFILRRMKKEVLTELPALTQTNCLTGMTESQKKLYAACYKDFKRELKIKIDQYGIERSHIEILAALTRLRQICAHPATFLDNYKGGSGKLDFAMDIIEESVSNGHSVLVFSQFTRLLKIIEAELIRNHVNYYYLDGTMKAEDRAIEIDNFNSDKEAVFLISLKAGGTGINLTKADIVIQFDPWWNPAVESQASARAHRMGQKNPVQVYHLLTQGTIEEKISDLQERKKELIGSILEPKKGFTGGLDEEDIRSLLDIRTIK; encoded by the coding sequence GTGGGGAAAAAGCTGATTAATTTTCATGATACCCTATTCTATAAGGGTGCAGGAGCTTCATACGGTAAACTGCTCATTAACCTCGGTATGAATATCATTTACCCAGATGAAGACGGTGAGATGAGCCTGGAACTGTCGGCCGGGCTGGATAAGAGGTACCGAATAACGGATCTGAGGGGGTTTCTCCATAATTTCGAACAGGGGAAGCCCTGGTGTTTCAGCAAAAATTTTATATTTGAGCCGGATAGAATGTATTTTTCCATGGAAGACAGGAGATTGCTGGAGTTCCTCCATGATATAAAGAGAACCGAAGAGAACCATGAGGAAGTCTCTTGCTTTTTTGGAGGCAGGGTGTGCATAGGGGAACCCTACCGGATTCGCTTTCTGGACTTGCTATGGCAGGCCAGGAATGTATTGCATGCTGTAATAGGGGGAAAGAGGCTGTACATCAAACAAGACATAAATCCGGAACTATCGGTTGCGCAGGAAAAAGAGGGAAGCATCCTAACAGTGAACTATTCTGCCGATGACGACTTTGAACCAATGGTTTCCGATTACAGTTATCTGTTTTTTTCGAAAACAAATTGTCTGGTGTATTTATCGCAGAATCGGCGGGAGCTTTTTCGGCAGCTCTATCCCTATAAAAATGAGTCATGCAGAATCAGATTTCAAATTGACGCAGACGATTTGAAGCTTTTTCGTAAGAACTTTCTCGAGGTATATGGAAAAGATATAAATATTTCATTAGACCATGAAACCAGAAAAAAACTTGAAAATATCAGGCTGGTCAGTAGGGTTTACTTTGATACAACCGTAGGAGGAATCATCTCAAAGGTGGAGTTTTGTTATGGAAAGAAGATTTTCAATCCGCTGAATCCACAGGAAAATGACAAAAGATTACGGGAATACGACAGTGAGAGGACTGTTACATCACAGATGAATGCTCTGGGTTTTCGCACCATGGGAAAACTTTATTTTCTGGATGAGGTAGATAAAATCGTGCATTTACTGACCGATAATTTGACCAGTTTGAAAAAGATTGCTGAGATTTATTATTCTCAGGACTTTAAGAAACTGTATGTAAAAAGTCCTGAGATGGCAGGGATTTCCCTTTCGGAAGACGGATCCGTCATTCATATGAATATTAATCTGGAAAACGTAAGTGATGAGGAGCTGGTGGAACTTCTGAATGCAATTAAAGCCGGAAAAAAATATTTTCGTTTGAGAAATGGCTCCATAGTCAACCTGAACGCTGCCGACAGCGGAAGATTTATTGACTTAATTAATGGACTGGGAATTGACAGTGATTCCATTCATGACGGTATATTCGAGGTTCCATCGAACCGCTGTCTGTATCTGGAAAATTACCGAAAGGAAAAGGGGCTTTCCGATGTTACGGTGGATGCACGGTTCGGCGGATTAATCCGGACTTTGTCAGGTGCATGCAGGGATAAAGACGAGAAACTGTTTCCCGGGCATCTGGAAGGGGTACTCAGGGAATATCAGATTCAGGGTGTGCGGTGGATGAAGAAATTAGCTTCTTATTCCTTTGGAGGTATATTAGCCGATGAGATGGGTCTTGGGAAAACGCTTCAGGTTCTGGCATTTCTGGCGGGGGAGGGGAAGAAAGGCATACCGAGTCTGGTAGTTGCCCCCACGTCGCTTCTTTATAACTGGAAGCAGGAGGCAGCCAGGTTCCTGCCGGAACTTAAGGTTCTTTTAATTGAAGGGTCGGGAGAAAGAAGGAGACAGCTTCTCTCTTCCTGCCTGCACTATGATTTGCTTGTAACGTCTTATACGACCCTTAAGAATGATATAGAGACATATGAAGGGATGGAATTCTCCTATGTTTTTGTGGATGAGGCACAAAATATCAAGAATCCCGAAACACTGAATGCGGGAAGTGTAAAAAAGCTGGATGCCGGATGCTGTTTTGCAATTACGGGTACACCAATAGAAAACCGCCTTCAGGAGCTTTGGTCTATCTTCGATTTTCTTATGCCGGGCTATCTCTTTTCAAGAGAAAAATTTCGAAAAGTCTATGAAGAACCGATTATGCAGGGGAAGGACGAAGGGCGGCATACAGAATTGTCTGAAGCAGTCAGACCCTTTATCTTAAGAAGAATGAAAAAGGAAGTCCTAACGGAACTTCCCGCATTGACCCAGACGAATTGTCTGACCGGGATGACGGAAAGCCAGAAGAAGTTGTATGCGGCCTGCTATAAGGATTTCAAAAGAGAGTTAAAGATTAAAATTGATCAATATGGAATAGAGCGGAGCCATATAGAGATATTAGCTGCTCTGACGAGATTAAGGCAGATCTGTGCCCATCCTGCCACATTCCTGGATAATTACAAGGGAGGAAGCGGTAAACTTGACTTTGCCATGGATATTATAGAAGAATCAGTGAGCAACGGACATAGTGTTCTGGTTTTTTCACAGTTTACCAGACTGTTGAAAATTATTGAGGCAGAGCTGATACGAAATCACGTAAATTATTACTATCTGGATGGAACGATGAAGGCGGAAGACCGGGCAATAGAGATTGATAATTTTAACAGTGATAAGGAAGCGGTATTTTTAATTTCCTTAAAAGCCGGAGGAACCGGAATTAATCTCACCAAAGCGGATATCGTCATTCAGTTTGATCCATGGTGGAATCCGGCAGTTGAATCTCAGGCCAGCGCAAGAGCCCATCGAATGGGTCAGAAAAATCCAGTACAGGTGTATCACCTGCTGACACAGGGAACCATTGAAGAGAAAATCTCCGATTTGCAGGAGCGTAAAAAAGAGCTCATTGGAAGTATACTGGAGCCGAAAAAAGGATTTACGGGAGGGCTGGACGAGGAGGATATAAGAAGTCTGCTGGATATACGAACAATCAAATAA
- a CDS encoding acyltransferase domain-containing protein encodes MSEQKFLISFMNKINFPEEAQEFFQRLYRQILEKPEYSRHMDSIIKVFTDSQSEKAFEQADFLAKDMNIHSYTMSMMLLLLSCKPLLELYHEKNISEEIYWDTVADLTYKLNECHQVHGIWGTFVRTWFPLFYQAARFALGRMQYEYAEFQLNEYSLNGFTLKKGDKVINMHIPSSGSFSKEKRMDSYQKAYNFFKKDFSGKAVPIVCNSWLLYPGYKEILPAHSNIRSFMDDFSYIQGYTSKEFTDSWRIFGKDAGKAPADLPRDTSLKRAFAEYLEKDGTPGSGYGILFSTSATKYPC; translated from the coding sequence ATGAGCGAACAGAAATTTTTAATATCTTTTATGAATAAAATCAACTTTCCGGAAGAAGCACAGGAATTCTTCCAGAGACTGTACAGACAGATTCTGGAAAAACCTGAATATAGCAGACATATGGATTCTATAATCAAAGTGTTTACGGATAGCCAATCTGAAAAAGCCTTTGAGCAGGCAGATTTTCTGGCAAAAGACATGAATATTCACAGCTATACCATGTCCATGATGCTGTTACTGTTGAGCTGTAAACCATTACTGGAACTTTATCATGAAAAGAATATCTCAGAGGAAATTTACTGGGACACTGTAGCAGACCTTACTTACAAGCTGAACGAATGCCATCAGGTACATGGTATATGGGGTACTTTTGTACGAACATGGTTTCCTCTTTTTTATCAGGCCGCCCGTTTTGCCTTAGGACGTATGCAATATGAATATGCAGAATTTCAGCTGAATGAATATTCTCTGAATGGATTTACCCTGAAAAAAGGAGATAAGGTAATCAATATGCACATCCCTTCTTCCGGTTCTTTCTCAAAAGAGAAGCGCATGGATTCCTACCAAAAAGCGTATAATTTTTTTAAAAAGGACTTTTCCGGTAAAGCCGTACCTATTGTATGCAATTCCTGGCTTCTGTATCCGGGATATAAGGAAATACTTCCTGCTCATTCAAATATACGGAGCTTCATGGACGACTTTTCTTATATACAGGGATACACCAGTAAAGAATTTACTGACTCCTGGAGGATCTTTGGTAAGGATGCTGGAAAAGCACCTGCAGATTTACCACGAGATACTTCCCTGAAAAGGGCTTTTGCAGAATATCTGGAAAAGGATGGAACACCAGGCAGCGGTTATGGTATTTTATTTTCTACATCCGCCACAAAATATCCCTGTTAA